A region of the Sideroxydans lithotrophicus ES-1 genome:
ACCTGCTCCGGCCAACGCCAATCCCTTACTGAACAAGCTCGCCGCAGCCACGCACGGACTGCTGAATCTTTCCGTCATCGGCGTGACCATTGCCGGCGGCGTTACCGCCCTGACCTCAGGCGTGCTCGATGCATTGAAGAAAGGCGACCCGAATCTCATTCCGGATTTCGACAAGGTCAAATCCTTTGAATTCCATCAATTGTTCATCGCATTGATGCTGTTACTGGTTGCGTTCCATATTGCGGCAGCGCTTTATCACCAGTTCATCGTCAAGGACAGCCTGCTGCGACGCATCATGATCAAGCGCTTCTAAGACCACGTTGACCGCATGTTGGCGGATCGATATCTGCCCCATTTCATCCTGGATATGCCCTTACTCAAACTTGTCCACATCGGCTGTGTGATCCTCAGCTATTCGCTGTTCTTCCTGAGAGGGGTGTGGATGCTTCGCGACTCTTCATCGCTGCAGCAGCATTGGGTGAAAGTCGCGCCGCATATCGTGGACACCGCACTGATCCTTAGTGCGATCACACTGGCCTGGCAACTCGGCATCTCGCCGCTTGCAGCGCCATGGCTTGCAGCCAAGATCGTTGCATTACTGCTATATATCGCCGTCGGTATGATGGCATTGAAGCTGGGCAAGACAAAACGGGTCCGACTCATCTCTTGGCTGATGGCGCAACTGCTGTTCTTTTACATGGTGAGCGTGGCCGTGACTCATGACCCGCTGCCTTGGCAAATTCTATAAGAGGCCAATAATGAAGATACCGGCGAGATACAGCCATGTGCTTTTCGGAGGCATGCTCTCCGTCATCATGGTCACCATCATCTCGGGCACGGTGGTGCTGATCAACCAGGGTTACGACCAGGAATTCTTCAGGCGCTGGCTACGGGGATTCATCACGGCATGGCCTGTCGCCTTCCCTTCCGTACTGGTGGTCGCACCGTTCGTGCGGCGCGTCGTATCCAGGATCACTGAGTGATCAGCGTTTCTTCCAGCCGACGAACAGCGCAAACACGCCCAGCAGGATGTACCAGATCAAAGACCACTCCGGAATGCCGAGTGTCAGGAACGTCCACCCCTTGGCGGCGCATTCGCCGGAGCCGTGCATCAGCTCCTGCAACACATCGGACATCGGGAAATGCTTCAGCATGAAATCGAGTCCGGGACCGCAGGCAGGAATCTGATCCTTGGGCAGATGCTGTATCCAGATATGGCGTCCGGCGACGGCTATGCCACCTGCAGCGAAGA
Encoded here:
- a CDS encoding cytochrome b, translating into MKQYSKRTAVLHWLIFLLVIAAFFLGHELDESKNTAQKFPMFLVHFLIGDTILLLTVLRIYFRKKDGEPAPANANPLLNKLAAATHGLLNLSVIGVTIAGGVTALTSGVLDALKKGDPNLIPDFDKVKSFEFHQLFIALMLLLVAFHIAAALYHQFIVKDSLLRRIMIKRF
- a CDS encoding SirB2 family protein, producing the protein MLADRYLPHFILDMPLLKLVHIGCVILSYSLFFLRGVWMLRDSSSLQQHWVKVAPHIVDTALILSAITLAWQLGISPLAAPWLAAKIVALLLYIAVGMMALKLGKTKRVRLISWLMAQLLFFYMVSVAVTHDPLPWQIL
- a CDS encoding DUF2798 domain-containing protein, with product MKIPARYSHVLFGGMLSVIMVTIISGTVVLINQGYDQEFFRRWLRGFITAWPVAFPSVLVVAPFVRRVVSRITE
- a CDS encoding disulfide bond formation protein B; this translates as MSGMLKYWDSMSKRWLYLAGALVVGALFCSALYLQYVLRQEPCPLCMIQRVIFIVIGVLFFIAALFNAGRVGSRIYSALIALFAAGGIAVAGRHIWIQHLPKDQIPACGPGLDFMLKHFPMSDVLQELMHGSGECAAKGWTFLTLGIPEWSLIWYILLGVFALFVGWKKR